A single window of Chitinophaga sp. XS-30 DNA harbors:
- a CDS encoding SusD/RagB family nutrient-binding outer membrane lipoprotein produces the protein MNIKHKTGIGVLAMAIFAGACTKDFSEYNTDPEVAPTLPPEYMITTSQKAMVDRDFEWFYDNYQYLMRWMQFTVAYPNGNAAGMYGPQNVNGYYSAFYTTIGRNLVEIEKMVNAMPEENRGVYRNLVAIAKVHKVFAAFRVTDVNGSIPYSEALSARETGNFTPVYDNQEALFEQFDTELKAAVDSLLKPAAGQVTYKGYDIFYDGDAAKWVKAANVLRLKIAMRLLKRDEDKVRTIAAEVLASPAGLFASNADEWKFVSGGDGNFARGGNWNAQGNASRAAKNVIDFLQETGDPRLALFFKKNEMTEANFNRLKNGGAFPATAVYNPDQYVGVPASPDAVNEPATSRLYGTKTYQITENGESVSVNVDTLSQFQNRLFDLNSDGNGAGSYTQPMLTYAEMCFMLSELAVRGIVGENAQLWYENGVKASIAAYDAMADAANIVDYTAVTPAAVTAYLAEPEIAFTGTVEQQLEKIGVQNFLNHFKSPWEAWGSWKRTGYPKVGGILPMEAVRIDGTVPAIPRRWELPVPHTSNMSNYNQAISEMQAGGEYGTPNQLTGRVWWDKE, from the coding sequence ATGAATATTAAACATAAAACAGGGATCGGTGTACTGGCGATGGCAATTTTTGCAGGCGCCTGTACCAAGGATTTTTCCGAATACAATACAGACCCGGAAGTGGCGCCCACGCTGCCCCCGGAGTACATGATCACCACCTCCCAGAAAGCGATGGTAGACCGGGATTTTGAGTGGTTCTATGATAACTACCAGTACCTGATGCGCTGGATGCAGTTCACCGTTGCTTACCCGAACGGCAATGCCGCAGGGATGTACGGTCCGCAGAACGTGAACGGTTACTATTCCGCTTTTTACACCACTATCGGGCGCAACCTGGTGGAGATCGAGAAAATGGTGAATGCGATGCCGGAGGAAAACCGCGGCGTGTACCGCAACCTGGTGGCTATCGCTAAAGTGCATAAGGTGTTCGCGGCCTTCCGCGTAACGGATGTGAACGGCTCTATTCCATATTCCGAAGCGCTCAGCGCCCGGGAAACCGGCAATTTCACGCCGGTGTATGACAACCAGGAGGCGCTGTTCGAACAGTTCGATACTGAACTGAAAGCAGCAGTGGATTCCCTGCTGAAACCCGCTGCCGGGCAGGTTACGTACAAAGGGTATGACATTTTTTACGATGGCGATGCAGCCAAATGGGTAAAAGCAGCGAATGTGCTTCGCCTGAAAATTGCCATGCGTCTGCTGAAACGGGATGAGGACAAGGTGAGGACGATCGCTGCGGAAGTGCTGGCCAGTCCTGCCGGGCTTTTTGCCTCCAATGCGGATGAATGGAAATTCGTTTCCGGCGGTGATGGCAACTTTGCCCGCGGCGGTAACTGGAATGCGCAGGGCAATGCCTCCAGGGCCGCGAAAAACGTGATCGACTTCCTGCAGGAAACAGGCGATCCCCGCCTGGCCCTGTTCTTCAAGAAGAATGAAATGACGGAAGCGAACTTCAACCGCCTGAAGAACGGCGGCGCATTTCCGGCCACAGCGGTATATAACCCGGATCAGTACGTAGGCGTACCGGCCAGTCCGGATGCGGTGAACGAACCCGCCACCAGCAGGTTGTACGGAACCAAAACGTACCAGATCACCGAAAACGGCGAGTCCGTATCCGTGAACGTTGATACCCTGTCACAGTTCCAGAACCGCCTGTTCGATCTGAACTCGGACGGGAATGGTGCGGGCAGTTATACGCAGCCGATGCTGACCTATGCAGAGATGTGCTTTATGCTGTCAGAACTGGCCGTGAGAGGCATTGTGGGTGAGAACGCGCAGCTGTGGTATGAGAACGGCGTGAAAGCATCCATCGCGGCATATGATGCGATGGCCGACGCGGCAAACATTGTTGATTACACGGCGGTAACACCTGCGGCAGTGACGGCATACCTGGCGGAGCCGGAGATCGCGTTCACGGGAACGGTGGAGCAGCAACTGGAGAAGATCGGGGTACAGAACTTCCTGAACCACTTCAAGTCTCCCTGGGAGGCATGGGGTTCCTGGAAACGTACCGGTTATCCGAAGGTCGGCGGCATCCTTCCGATGGAGGCGGTGCGGATCGATGGTACAGTGCCTGCGATCCCGCGCCGTTGGGAACTGCCGGTGCCGCATACCAGCAACATGTCCAATTACAATCAAGCCATATCTGAAATGCAGGCAGGAGGGGAATACGGTACGCCTAACCAGCTGACCGGAAGAGTTTGGTGGGATAAGGAATAG
- the mutS gene encoding DNA mismatch repair protein MutS: MAKSKSEETPLMTQHKAIKARYPDAVLLFRVGDFYETFNEDAVIASRVLGIVLTKRANGSASYVDLAGFPHHSLDTYLHKLVKAGHRVAICDQLEDPKTVKGIVKRGVTEMVTPGVAVNDKLLDNSHNNFLAAVHFGQTNLGVAFLDISTGEFYIAQGSVEYVDKLLQSFRPAEVIFAKQQQKHFRQTFGSRFYTYTLEEWIFTNTYAREILHKHFETHSLKGFGVEDMSDGIVAAGATMHYLKDTEHPNLQHITALQRIDQEDFLWMDRFTIRNLELLQSTVEQGKTLIGTLDNTLSPMGARLLKRWIVFPLRDIARINERLDAVETLIREADRTRALQQHLKVVGDLERVVSKIPLKKINPREVMQLARALQQVTEIKKILSDSDNPYLQQLQEQMDPCDTILEKILAEVSDNPPVLANKGGVIREGVHEELDKLRAIATSGKEYLLRIQQQESEATGIPSLKVAFNNVFGYYLEVTNSHKHKVPPNWIRKQTLANAERYITPELKEYEEKITGAEDKILVLEMQLYDALLLALQEYIQPIQRDAQALAKLDCLLCFAHNAVQFKYRRPVVNDAFHIDIKDGRHPVIEQGLPPGENYVTNDMLLHQDEQQVIILTGPNMSGKSALLRQTALITLMAHIGSFVPAASAEIGLTDKIFTRVGASDNLSGGESTFMVEMNETASIINNISPRSLIILDEIGRGTSTYDGISIAWSIVEYLHDMTAHRPKTLFATHYHELNELENTHARVKNFHITNKEVGNKIIFLRKLAPGGSRHSFGIHVAKIAGMPPQLIDRANEILSQLESQHIESPMEQIAAKPQKVQLSIFDAHSDTFKDIREKLDSVDINRLTPVEALLKLSEIKALLQ, encoded by the coding sequence ATGGCTAAAAGTAAATCGGAAGAAACGCCCCTGATGACGCAGCATAAGGCTATCAAAGCCAGGTATCCTGATGCGGTGCTGCTGTTCCGTGTGGGCGATTTTTATGAAACATTCAATGAAGATGCGGTCATCGCTTCCAGAGTACTGGGTATTGTGCTGACCAAAAGAGCCAATGGCAGCGCTTCCTATGTTGATCTCGCAGGGTTCCCGCACCACTCGCTGGACACCTACCTTCACAAACTCGTGAAAGCCGGGCATCGCGTAGCCATCTGCGATCAGCTGGAAGACCCCAAGACCGTCAAAGGCATTGTAAAACGCGGCGTCACCGAAATGGTCACGCCCGGTGTGGCCGTTAACGACAAACTGCTGGATAACAGCCACAACAACTTCCTCGCCGCCGTTCATTTCGGACAGACGAACCTGGGCGTGGCTTTCCTGGATATCTCCACCGGCGAGTTCTATATCGCGCAGGGCAGCGTGGAGTATGTGGACAAGCTCCTGCAGAGCTTCCGCCCCGCCGAGGTCATCTTTGCCAAGCAACAGCAGAAGCATTTCCGGCAGACCTTCGGCTCCCGCTTCTACACCTACACCCTCGAAGAATGGATCTTCACCAATACCTACGCCCGCGAGATCCTGCACAAACATTTCGAGACGCACTCCCTGAAAGGTTTCGGCGTGGAAGACATGTCGGACGGCATCGTTGCCGCCGGGGCCACCATGCATTACCTGAAAGATACCGAGCATCCCAATCTCCAGCATATTACCGCTCTGCAGCGGATAGACCAGGAAGATTTCCTGTGGATGGACCGCTTCACCATCCGTAACCTGGAACTGTTGCAAAGCACCGTAGAACAGGGAAAGACCCTGATCGGCACGCTGGATAACACCCTCTCCCCCATGGGCGCGCGCCTGCTCAAACGCTGGATCGTTTTCCCGCTGAGAGATATCGCACGCATCAATGAAAGGCTGGATGCCGTGGAGACCCTCATCCGCGAAGCCGACCGTACCCGCGCCTTGCAGCAACACCTCAAGGTGGTGGGCGATCTCGAAAGAGTGGTATCCAAGATCCCCCTGAAAAAGATCAATCCCCGTGAAGTGATGCAGCTGGCCAGAGCCCTGCAACAGGTCACAGAGATCAAAAAGATATTGTCGGATTCCGACAACCCGTACCTGCAGCAACTGCAGGAGCAGATGGACCCCTGCGATACGATCTTGGAAAAGATACTGGCGGAAGTGTCGGACAACCCGCCCGTGCTCGCCAACAAGGGCGGCGTGATACGGGAAGGTGTGCATGAGGAGCTGGACAAGCTCCGGGCCATCGCCACCTCGGGAAAGGAATACCTGCTGCGCATCCAGCAGCAGGAATCCGAAGCCACGGGCATCCCTTCGCTTAAAGTGGCTTTCAACAACGTGTTCGGATACTACCTGGAGGTGACCAATTCGCACAAGCATAAGGTACCGCCCAACTGGATCCGCAAACAGACGCTCGCCAATGCCGAAAGGTACATCACGCCGGAACTGAAAGAATATGAAGAGAAGATCACCGGCGCGGAAGACAAGATACTGGTACTGGAAATGCAACTGTACGATGCATTGCTGCTTGCTTTGCAGGAATACATCCAGCCTATACAGCGGGATGCGCAGGCGCTGGCGAAACTGGACTGCCTGCTGTGCTTCGCGCACAATGCCGTGCAATTCAAATACCGCCGCCCTGTAGTCAACGATGCTTTTCATATCGATATCAAAGATGGCCGCCATCCGGTGATCGAACAGGGACTGCCGCCGGGAGAAAATTATGTGACGAATGATATGCTGCTGCACCAGGACGAACAGCAGGTCATCATCCTGACCGGGCCCAACATGAGCGGTAAATCCGCACTGCTGCGGCAGACGGCGCTGATCACATTGATGGCGCATATCGGCAGCTTCGTTCCCGCCGCATCCGCGGAGATCGGGCTGACCGACAAGATATTTACCCGCGTAGGCGCATCCGATAACCTCAGCGGCGGCGAGAGCACCTTCATGGTGGAGATGAACGAAACCGCCAGCATCATCAACAATATCAGCCCCCGCAGCCTTATCATCCTCGATGAGATCGGCCGCGGTACCAGCACATACGACGGTATTTCCATCGCCTGGAGCATTGTGGAATACCTGCACGACATGACGGCTCACCGGCCCAAAACACTGTTTGCCACACACTATCATGAGCTGAACGAACTGGAGAACACGCATGCCCGTGTAAAGAACTTCCACATCACCAACAAGGAAGTGGGCAACAAGATCATCTTCCTGCGCAAGCTCGCACCCGGCGGCAGCCGCCACAGCTTCGGTATCCATGTGGCGAAGATCGCCGGTATGCCGCCGCAGCTGATTGACCGGGCCAACGAGATACTCTCCCAGCTCGAAAGCCAGCACATTGAATCACCGATGGAACAGATCGCCGCCAAACCGCAGAAAGTACAGCTGAGCATTTTCGATGCGCACAGCGATACGTTCAAGGATATACGCGAAAAGCTGGATTCGGTGGACATCAACCGGCTGACGCCCGTAGAGGCGCTGCTGAAGCTGAGCGAGATCAAGGCGTTGTTACAATAG
- a CDS encoding RNA methyltransferase: MRKLNMDELGRKTVAEFKAADKTPLVLVLDNVRSMHNVGSVFRTADAFLLQGIVLCGYTPVPPHRDIQKTALGATETVEWQYFATTAEAVGALKQEGYTVMAIEQAVQSEKLDVFRPSGAPLALVFGNEVAGVDSEVMKMVDGCIEIPQSGMKHSLNIAVSTGIVVWDLFCKLKP; this comes from the coding sequence ATGCGCAAGTTGAATATGGATGAACTGGGCCGCAAAACGGTGGCCGAATTCAAGGCAGCGGACAAAACGCCGCTGGTGCTGGTGCTGGATAATGTGCGGAGCATGCACAATGTAGGCTCGGTATTCAGAACGGCGGATGCTTTTCTGCTGCAGGGCATTGTGCTTTGCGGGTACACGCCTGTGCCCCCGCACCGGGATATTCAGAAAACCGCGCTGGGCGCTACCGAAACGGTGGAGTGGCAGTATTTTGCGACTACGGCGGAAGCCGTCGGTGCGCTGAAACAGGAAGGATATACCGTGATGGCCATTGAACAGGCCGTACAAAGTGAGAAACTGGATGTTTTCCGCCCCTCCGGCGCTCCGCTGGCGCTGGTATTCGGCAATGAGGTAGCGGGGGTGGACAGTGAAGTGATGAAAATGGTGGACGGCTGTATAGAGATACCGCAATCCGGCATGAAACACTCGCTGAATATTGCTGTCAGCACCGGTATTGTGGTGTGGGACCTCTTTTGTAAATTGAAACCGTAA